A genomic region of Kribbella sp. NBC_00382 contains the following coding sequences:
- a CDS encoding UPF0182 family membrane protein has translation MSDGVYDMPEEPRRSRRTPGQRPRALLPTIATLIVLLILFSVFTDVWTQRLWFRSLDLGSVFSTVLGTRVLLFFVVGLLMAGAVVANVIVAFRTRPRVALAPSPSPGFERYGDLLQQRGKIAVGVLATLMLVFGGSAASGEWKVFLAWKNRTPFGVADKHFGKDISFFVFDYPWLRVLLGFGYSIVLLSLVAAIITHYLYGGFRPSAKGQKASGAAQVQFSVLLGLLVLLKAFSYWLDRFGLATSDSRLFTGISYTGDNAVLPSKEILAVIAVICAGLFFANVVRKTWLLPGVGTVVLVLSAILLGALWPAALQQLRVRPSEPVKEASYITKNIEATRQAYGLEKTKVINYEAKTQATSEQLVADAGVLPGIRLIDPSVVGPTFEQLQQVRGFYAFPTDLDVDRYKIGKETRDTVIAVREVEIDRLPAGQRNWNNDHTVYTHGYGVVAANGNQRKTDGTPVWSEQDLPPVGQLGDYEPRIYFGEQSPNYSIVGGAKGSSAVELDTPEGKDGGPPTLNTYTGKGGVSLGSFGNKLLYATKFRDANILLSSRVNSDSKILYDRTPRERVQKAAPWLTLDGDPYPAVVDGQVVWIVDGYTTSGNYPYSQKVALDDSTRDTTTGRGTVASQPSEEINYIRNSVKAVVNAFDGSVDLYAWDESDPLLKTWMKAFPNTVKPRSDISPALMQHLRYPEDMFKVQRDLLAKYHVTDSTTWYQNSDLWRVPADPTVSPGGSDSPTPDQPPFYLSLRMPDQTDTKFSLTSVYVPNAQRENLTGFLAVDSEASSPDYGQFRILKLPGNVQIPGPGQVSNKFQTDESIRLALLPINQPSSGARAQFGNLLTLPLGGGLLYVQPVYSVRTSGQGSYPVLRYVLVGFGDRVAYGTTLKEALDKVFNANVDTGEKPPGETPTTPPANQTVKQALAEAQTAWNAAQAALKTGNLGEYQKQLDLVKAALDRAVAAGNAPVTNPTTPPSGTPSTPTTPTSPPTSPTG, from the coding sequence ATGAGTGACGGCGTCTACGACATGCCGGAGGAGCCGAGGCGGTCGCGGCGAACGCCCGGCCAGCGCCCGCGGGCTCTGCTGCCCACGATCGCCACCTTGATCGTGCTGCTCATCCTGTTCAGCGTCTTCACCGACGTGTGGACCCAGCGACTCTGGTTCCGGTCCCTCGACCTCGGTTCGGTGTTCAGCACCGTGCTCGGTACCAGGGTGCTGTTGTTCTTCGTGGTCGGCCTGCTGATGGCCGGCGCCGTCGTGGCGAACGTGATCGTCGCCTTCCGGACCCGGCCACGGGTCGCCCTCGCGCCGTCGCCCAGCCCGGGCTTCGAGCGGTACGGCGACCTGCTGCAACAGCGCGGCAAGATCGCCGTCGGCGTGCTCGCCACCCTGATGCTCGTCTTCGGCGGCTCGGCCGCGTCGGGGGAGTGGAAGGTCTTCCTGGCCTGGAAGAACCGGACCCCGTTCGGTGTCGCCGACAAGCACTTCGGCAAGGACATCTCGTTCTTCGTCTTCGACTACCCGTGGCTGCGCGTCCTGCTCGGCTTCGGCTACTCGATCGTCCTGCTCTCGCTCGTCGCCGCGATCATCACGCACTACCTGTACGGCGGCTTCCGCCCGTCGGCGAAGGGGCAGAAGGCTTCCGGCGCCGCACAGGTGCAGTTCTCGGTGCTGCTCGGACTGCTGGTCCTGCTGAAGGCGTTCAGCTACTGGCTCGACCGCTTCGGGCTGGCCACCTCCGACAGCAGGCTCTTCACCGGTATCTCCTACACCGGAGACAACGCGGTCCTGCCCAGCAAGGAGATCTTGGCCGTCATCGCGGTGATCTGTGCCGGCCTCTTCTTCGCCAACGTGGTGCGGAAGACGTGGCTCCTGCCGGGCGTCGGCACCGTAGTACTGGTGTTGTCGGCGATCCTGCTCGGCGCCCTGTGGCCGGCTGCTCTGCAGCAGTTGCGGGTCCGCCCGAGCGAGCCGGTGAAGGAAGCTTCGTACATCACCAAGAACATCGAGGCGACCCGCCAGGCCTACGGTCTGGAGAAGACCAAGGTCATCAACTACGAGGCGAAGACGCAGGCCACCTCGGAGCAGCTCGTCGCGGACGCCGGTGTGCTGCCGGGCATCCGGCTGATCGACCCGAGCGTCGTCGGCCCGACCTTCGAGCAGTTGCAGCAGGTCCGCGGCTTCTACGCCTTCCCGACCGACCTGGACGTCGACCGGTACAAGATCGGCAAGGAGACCCGCGACACCGTGATCGCGGTCCGCGAGGTCGAGATCGACCGGCTGCCGGCCGGTCAGCGCAACTGGAACAACGACCACACCGTCTACACCCACGGCTACGGCGTCGTCGCCGCGAACGGCAACCAGCGCAAGACGGACGGTACGCCGGTCTGGTCGGAGCAGGACCTGCCGCCGGTCGGCCAGCTGGGCGACTACGAGCCGCGGATCTACTTCGGCGAGCAGTCCCCGAACTACTCGATCGTCGGTGGCGCGAAGGGCTCCTCGGCGGTCGAGCTGGACACGCCGGAGGGCAAGGACGGCGGCCCGCCCACGCTGAACACCTACACCGGCAAGGGCGGCGTCTCGCTCGGCTCGTTCGGCAACAAGTTGCTCTACGCCACCAAGTTCCGGGACGCGAACATCCTGCTGTCCAGCCGGGTGAACAGCGACTCGAAGATCCTGTACGACCGCACCCCGCGCGAGCGGGTCCAGAAGGCCGCTCCGTGGCTGACCCTGGACGGCGACCCGTACCCGGCCGTCGTCGACGGCCAGGTGGTCTGGATCGTCGACGGTTACACCACGTCGGGCAACTACCCGTACTCGCAGAAGGTCGCGCTGGACGACAGCACCCGGGACACCACCACGGGCCGCGGTACGGTCGCCTCGCAGCCGAGCGAGGAGATCAACTACATCCGCAACTCGGTCAAGGCGGTCGTGAACGCCTTCGACGGTTCGGTCGACCTGTACGCGTGGGACGAGAGCGACCCGCTGCTGAAGACCTGGATGAAGGCGTTCCCGAACACGGTCAAGCCGCGCTCGGACATCTCGCCCGCGCTGATGCAGCACCTGCGCTACCCCGAGGACATGTTCAAGGTGCAGCGCGACCTGCTCGCGAAGTACCACGTCACCGACTCGACCACCTGGTACCAGAACAGCGACCTGTGGCGCGTCCCGGCCGACCCGACCGTCAGCCCTGGCGGTTCGGACTCGCCGACGCCGGACCAGCCGCCGTTCTACCTGTCGCTGCGGATGCCGGACCAGACCGACACGAAGTTCTCGCTGACCTCGGTCTACGTGCCGAACGCCCAGCGGGAGAACCTGACCGGCTTCCTGGCGGTCGATTCCGAGGCCTCGTCGCCGGACTACGGCCAGTTCAGAATTCTGAAATTGCCGGGCAACGTGCAGATACCTGGTCCTGGGCAGGTCTCGAACAAGTTCCAGACCGACGAGAGCATCCGGCTGGCGCTGCTACCGATCAACCAGCCATCCAGCGGCGCCAGAGCCCAGTTCGGCAACCTGCTGACGCTGCCCTTGGGCGGTGGTCTGCTCTACGTGCAACCGGTCTACTCGGTACGGACGAGCGGCCAGGGTAGCTATCCGGTACTCCGGTACGTGCTGGTCGGATTCGGAGATCGCGTCGCCTACGGCACGACTCTGAAGGAAGCCCTCGACAAGGTCTTCAACGCCAACGTCGACACCGGCGAGAAACCGCCGGGCGAGACCCCGACGACCCCACCGGCCAACCAGACGGTGAAGCAGGCACTGGCGGAGGCCCAAACCGCGTGGAACGCGGCCCAAGCAGCCCTGAAGACCGGCAACCTGGGCGAGTACCAGAAGCAACTCGACCTGGTAAAGGCCGCCCTCGACCGAGCAGTTGCCGCCGGCAACGCCCCGGTCACCAACCCAACGACTCCACCGTCTGGCACCCCCTCAACTCCAACAACCCCAACCAGCCCACCAACCTCCCCAACGGGCTGA
- a CDS encoding PHA/PHB synthase family protein, with the protein MTVTKPRSEAPAPGDPTGFGKALVATLSRSATRPAGLAAAALTFAGSMSKLGPATAAVLLANGAGKDTRATDRRFADAAWSSNPAFFALRGVYQAACQWGEDVLAVGSDDPVVEAKAALAGQVLADALAPTNFLLTNPAALRRAAETGGLSLVKGATNFVGDLLTNGGKPRQVDSSSFEVGRNLAATPGKVVFRNDLMELIQYAPQTESVRAVPLLAIPPWINKYYVMDLAPGRSFLEWAVQHERTVFVMSYRNADASMNGVTMDDYLSRGPCAALDVITEITGSSTVDLAGLCIGGAMTAMTAAYLAQSEPDRVGTVTLLNTLLDYRDPGALGVFTDEASVARLEEQMARSGFLDGEKMAGTFDVLRPNQLIFNYVVSNWLLGETPPAFDILVWNADTTRIPATLHSSYLRSLYVDNLLASGQLELGGCRLNLGDVTNDAYVVGAVNDHIVPWTASYEATQLLGGDVRYVLSSGGHIAGIVNPPGPKAWFEAAAENPADAGDWRAAAKQHPGTWWTDWDAWAAERAGPMVAPPDRSVEHPPLCDAPGEYIRS; encoded by the coding sequence ATGACCGTCACAAAACCCAGGTCTGAGGCACCCGCCCCAGGAGACCCGACCGGCTTCGGCAAGGCGTTGGTCGCCACCCTTTCCCGGTCAGCGACCCGGCCGGCCGGGCTCGCCGCGGCCGCCCTCACCTTCGCCGGCAGCATGTCGAAGCTGGGGCCGGCCACCGCAGCCGTCCTCCTTGCCAATGGCGCGGGGAAGGATACCCGTGCAACCGACCGCCGGTTCGCCGATGCGGCCTGGAGTTCCAATCCGGCGTTCTTCGCTCTCCGCGGGGTCTATCAGGCCGCCTGCCAATGGGGAGAGGACGTCTTGGCAGTCGGGTCGGACGATCCCGTGGTCGAGGCCAAGGCCGCCCTGGCCGGACAGGTCCTGGCCGATGCGCTCGCCCCCACGAACTTCCTCCTGACGAATCCCGCAGCCTTGCGCCGAGCCGCGGAGACGGGCGGTTTGAGCCTCGTCAAGGGGGCTACCAACTTCGTCGGCGACCTGCTCACCAACGGCGGGAAACCCCGCCAGGTCGACTCGAGCTCCTTCGAAGTGGGCAGGAATCTCGCCGCCACCCCGGGCAAGGTGGTGTTCCGCAACGACCTGATGGAGCTCATCCAGTACGCACCCCAGACAGAGTCGGTCCGTGCGGTGCCGCTGCTGGCCATCCCTCCGTGGATCAACAAGTACTACGTGATGGACCTCGCGCCCGGGCGGAGCTTCCTGGAATGGGCGGTTCAGCACGAGCGGACCGTGTTCGTGATGAGCTATCGCAACGCCGACGCGTCCATGAACGGCGTGACTATGGACGACTACCTGTCCCGCGGGCCGTGCGCCGCCCTCGACGTGATCACCGAGATCACCGGTTCGTCGACGGTGGACCTCGCCGGACTCTGCATCGGCGGGGCGATGACGGCGATGACGGCGGCGTACCTGGCGCAGTCGGAGCCCGACCGGGTCGGCACGGTGACGTTGCTCAACACGCTGCTGGACTATCGGGACCCCGGCGCTCTCGGTGTCTTCACCGACGAGGCGTCGGTAGCCCGGCTCGAGGAGCAGATGGCGCGCTCGGGCTTCCTCGACGGCGAGAAGATGGCCGGCACCTTCGATGTGTTGCGACCGAACCAGCTGATCTTCAACTATGTGGTCTCGAACTGGCTGCTCGGGGAAACGCCGCCCGCGTTCGACATCCTCGTCTGGAACGCCGACACCACCCGGATCCCCGCCACTCTCCATTCGTCGTACCTGCGCTCCCTGTACGTCGACAACCTGCTGGCGTCCGGTCAGCTCGAACTCGGCGGGTGCCGCCTGAACCTGGGCGACGTCACGAACGACGCGTATGTCGTTGGCGCCGTCAACGACCACATCGTGCCGTGGACAGCCTCGTACGAAGCCACCCAGTTGCTTGGTGGGGATGTCCGGTACGTGCTCTCCAGCGGCGGTCATATCGCCGGCATCGTCAACCCACCCGGACCGAAGGCCTGGTTCGAGGCTGCCGCCGAGAACCCGGCCGATGCCGGGGACTGGCGAGCAGCAGCGAAGCAGCACCCGGGGACCTGGTGGACCGACTGGGACGCCTGGGCCGCTGAGCGGGCGGGACCGATGGTCGCCCCGCCGGATCGCTCGGTCGAGCACCCGCCCCTCTGCGACGCCCCTGGCGAGTACATCCGCTCGTAG
- a CDS encoding NUDIX hydrolase — translation MSLHADATAVLTGWDPPDAAQAELREHYLKYLAGHEDGMWRSSRPEHLTASALVVDPSAPRVLLTLHGVVNRWLQLGGHCEPGDTTLSTAALREATEESGLTGLRIDPQPLQLSRHEITAGGCRGTFHLDVQFRVTAAAGTTYVVSEESHDLAWFGVEDLPADLDHAVSDLVRRAYA, via the coding sequence GTGAGCTTGCACGCTGATGCGACCGCAGTACTGACTGGCTGGGATCCACCGGATGCCGCGCAGGCGGAACTGCGGGAGCACTATCTGAAGTACCTGGCCGGGCACGAGGACGGGATGTGGCGGTCCTCGCGCCCGGAACATCTGACAGCCAGTGCCCTGGTGGTGGATCCGTCCGCGCCGAGGGTGCTGCTGACCCTGCATGGAGTCGTCAACCGATGGCTGCAGCTCGGTGGGCACTGCGAGCCGGGCGACACGACGTTGTCGACCGCCGCGCTACGGGAGGCGACCGAGGAGTCCGGGCTGACCGGGTTGCGGATCGATCCGCAGCCACTGCAGCTGTCGCGCCATGAGATCACGGCCGGCGGCTGCCGAGGGACCTTTCACCTGGACGTCCAGTTCCGGGTGACGGCCGCGGCGGGAACGACGTACGTGGTGAGCGAGGAGTCGCACGATCTGGCGTGGTTCGGTGTCGAGGACCTACCTGCGGATCTCGACCACGCTGTCTCCGACCTGGTGCGCCGGGCCTACGCCTGA
- a CDS encoding MaoC family dehydratase, translated as MNLRTRTGPLQLTTSELKARLGGVIGHSEWRAIEQADANAFGAATHDEQWIHTDPIRAAQGPFGRTIAHGYLTLSLATALVDEVLDVSDAVMVVNYGVDRVRFPAPLPLGAQVRAEVGLSAIRDFPGGVQATLHLVYEVADQEKPCCVADVLLRYYVRPELVSS; from the coding sequence ATGAACCTGCGCACGCGCACCGGCCCGCTCCAGCTCACCACCTCGGAGCTGAAGGCCCGTCTCGGCGGGGTGATCGGTCACAGCGAGTGGCGTGCGATCGAACAGGCGGACGCGAACGCCTTCGGTGCGGCGACCCACGATGAGCAGTGGATCCACACCGACCCGATCCGGGCAGCGCAGGGGCCGTTCGGCCGAACCATCGCCCACGGGTACCTGACCCTGTCCCTGGCCACCGCGCTGGTCGACGAGGTGCTTGATGTCAGCGACGCCGTGATGGTCGTCAACTACGGCGTGGACCGGGTGCGTTTCCCAGCACCGCTGCCCTTGGGTGCACAGGTGCGCGCCGAGGTCGGCTTGAGTGCAATTCGCGACTTTCCCGGCGGGGTCCAGGCGACCCTCCATCTGGTTTACGAAGTAGCCGACCAAGAGAAGCCCTGCTGTGTCGCCGACGTCCTGCTCCGCTACTACGTCCGGCCCGAACTGGTGTCTTCATGA
- a CDS encoding PPA1309 family protein produces MHEVGPDSSIPSDALGRAVIEIERHVSSAGWDQPAQLFALVPTEDLLAAEPQLAAELGADDASQPLTPVAQGELPGGDDEHLADALARIEWPDGVSGCAVAVERIVLPASVETGLADAESDAELARLAGSDPRRHEVRMVAAVLRDGDRFGAVRLRTHDEDSAVLTGVDLVPTLCQVLSLTFEPTTAGSPGSVLGGTSDNEEKLP; encoded by the coding sequence ATGCACGAAGTAGGTCCTGACAGCAGCATCCCTTCAGACGCGCTCGGCCGGGCGGTGATCGAGATCGAGCGGCACGTCAGCAGCGCGGGCTGGGATCAGCCGGCGCAGCTGTTCGCCTTGGTTCCGACCGAGGACCTGCTCGCCGCCGAGCCGCAACTGGCCGCTGAGTTGGGCGCGGACGACGCGTCCCAGCCGCTCACTCCGGTCGCGCAGGGCGAGTTGCCCGGTGGCGACGACGAGCACCTGGCCGACGCGCTGGCCCGGATCGAGTGGCCGGACGGGGTGAGCGGCTGCGCGGTCGCGGTCGAGCGGATCGTGCTCCCGGCGTCGGTCGAGACCGGCCTGGCCGATGCCGAGTCCGACGCGGAACTCGCCCGGTTGGCGGGTTCGGATCCGCGGCGTCACGAAGTACGGATGGTGGCCGCTGTCCTGCGGGACGGGGACCGGTTCGGCGCCGTCCGGTTGCGCACGCACGACGAGGACAGCGCGGTACTCACCGGCGTCGACTTGGTCCCTACGCTTTGCCAAGTACTGTCATTGACATTCGAGCCGACGACTGCGGGTAGTCCTGGCTCTGTGCTCGGCGGTACGAGTGACAACGAGGAGAAGCTGCCATGA
- a CDS encoding molybdenum cofactor biosynthesis protein MoaE — translation MTETIRLLDIRETALSSDEVLAAIADPTAGGTALFLGTVRNHDHNLSVDELTYEAHPEALKHLRVVAERVCENPAVTALAAVHRTGVLAVGDIAVIVAVAAAHRDVAFAACRQLIDELKAEVPIWKQQRFADGASEWVGSC, via the coding sequence ATGACCGAGACCATCAGGCTGCTGGACATCCGCGAGACCGCGCTGTCCAGCGACGAGGTGCTGGCCGCGATCGCCGACCCCACAGCCGGCGGTACGGCGCTGTTCCTCGGTACCGTCCGCAACCACGACCACAACCTCTCGGTCGACGAGCTCACCTACGAGGCTCACCCGGAGGCGCTCAAGCATCTCCGCGTGGTGGCCGAGCGGGTCTGCGAGAACCCCGCCGTGACCGCCCTGGCGGCCGTGCACCGTACCGGCGTACTGGCCGTCGGAGACATCGCTGTCATCGTCGCCGTGGCCGCCGCGCACCGCGATGTCGCCTTCGCCGCCTGCCGTCAGCTGATCGACGAGCTGAAGGCGGAGGTCCCGATTTGGAAACAGCAACGCTTCGCCGACGGTGCGAGCGAGTGGGTCGGTAGTTGTTGA
- a CDS encoding GNAT family N-acetyltransferase, with amino-acid sequence MGDGVIREFTGGDLWAAALLLAERQVRHRGRHPLLPAEYEDPQVALGEVTAAWETEGASGAVLLEGGEVTGYLLGAPKSSLTWGNNVWVERAGHAVREPEKVRDLYAVAATKWVADGKTAQYALVPDDAELLDAWFRLGFGSQHAHAVMPIPAEPLPPRPGVTVRRAGRGDIQMLAELDLVLPQHQRLAPTFSSGELPTLEEALTDWEESIDDQEYATFVAESNGKVIGSSIGCSVEKSSAHSGLAQPDNAGLLAFAAVFPQARGAGAGRALGEAVINWAAGVGYTSVVTDWRVTNLLSSRAWPRLGFVQTFHRLHRVIGH; translated from the coding sequence ATGGGTGATGGGGTGATTCGGGAGTTCACAGGTGGGGATCTGTGGGCGGCTGCGCTGCTGCTGGCGGAGCGGCAGGTGCGGCATCGGGGTAGGCATCCGTTGTTGCCGGCTGAGTACGAGGATCCGCAGGTGGCGTTGGGTGAGGTGACTGCCGCTTGGGAGACCGAAGGGGCTTCGGGGGCTGTGCTCCTGGAGGGCGGGGAGGTTACGGGGTATTTGCTGGGGGCCCCTAAGAGTTCGCTGACCTGGGGCAACAACGTCTGGGTTGAGCGGGCGGGGCATGCGGTGAGGGAGCCGGAGAAGGTTCGGGATCTTTATGCTGTCGCGGCAACCAAGTGGGTAGCGGATGGAAAGACGGCGCAGTACGCGTTGGTGCCTGATGATGCAGAGTTGCTGGATGCCTGGTTCCGGTTGGGGTTTGGGAGTCAGCACGCGCATGCGGTGATGCCGATTCCGGCCGAGCCGTTGCCGCCGCGGCCGGGGGTGACGGTGCGGCGGGCAGGGCGTGGGGATATTCAGATGCTGGCTGAGTTGGATCTTGTTTTGCCGCAGCATCAAAGGTTGGCGCCGACGTTCAGTTCCGGGGAGCTGCCGACGCTCGAGGAGGCGCTCACGGACTGGGAAGAGTCGATCGATGATCAGGAGTACGCCACTTTTGTTGCTGAGAGCAACGGAAAGGTGATCGGGTCGTCGATCGGGTGCTCGGTGGAGAAGTCGAGTGCGCACAGCGGGCTGGCGCAGCCTGACAACGCCGGCCTTCTTGCCTTTGCGGCGGTGTTCCCACAGGCACGTGGCGCGGGGGCCGGAAGGGCTCTCGGCGAGGCGGTGATCAACTGGGCTGCGGGAGTCGGGTACACCTCCGTGGTGACGGATTGGCGGGTGACGAATCTGCTCTCGTCGAGGGCCTGGCCGCGGCTCGGATTCGTGCAGACATTCCATCGTTTGCACCGGGTGATCGGGCACTGA
- a CDS encoding YlbL family protein, which translates to MTRRTATLVTSIVVLLLTLGLVTVFPVPFVSFSPGPVKNTLGEAKGKPVIEITGHETFPTTGELDLTTVSVTSPDRELTLPQAMRNWLDPHHDLFPRDIIYPPEQSADEVEQQNTAEMTGSQDSAVAAALQEAGVPFKPKVSTVAEKSPADGKLKPGDIVLKVDGTTPTQVPQVGELVRKHKVGEDVSFLISRGGKEQTVVLKTAATPSDKTRPMVGITIGVESPVKVTVNLGQDIGGPSAGTAFALAIYDKLTDGDLLAGKHIAGTGTIDALGQVGAIGGIQQKIAGAKNDGATVFLVPEPNCEAALHADVDGIRLVKITTLHEAIGALKALASGTGDVPACTK; encoded by the coding sequence GTGACACGTCGTACCGCCACGCTGGTCACCTCGATCGTCGTGCTCCTCCTCACCCTCGGACTGGTCACCGTCTTCCCGGTGCCGTTCGTCTCGTTCAGCCCCGGCCCGGTGAAGAACACCCTGGGCGAGGCGAAGGGCAAGCCGGTGATCGAGATCACCGGCCACGAGACCTTCCCGACCACCGGCGAGCTGGACCTCACCACGGTGAGCGTCACCTCGCCGGACCGTGAGCTGACCCTGCCGCAGGCGATGCGCAACTGGCTCGACCCGCACCACGACCTGTTCCCGCGCGACATCATCTATCCGCCGGAGCAGAGCGCCGACGAGGTCGAGCAGCAGAACACCGCCGAGATGACCGGCTCGCAGGACAGCGCCGTCGCGGCCGCGCTGCAAGAGGCCGGCGTGCCGTTCAAGCCGAAGGTCTCGACAGTCGCGGAGAAGAGCCCGGCCGACGGCAAGCTCAAGCCCGGCGACATCGTGCTGAAGGTCGACGGCACCACGCCGACGCAGGTGCCGCAGGTCGGCGAGCTGGTCCGCAAGCACAAGGTCGGCGAGGACGTCAGCTTCCTGATCAGCCGCGGCGGCAAAGAGCAGACCGTCGTCCTGAAGACCGCCGCCACCCCGAGCGACAAGACCCGCCCGATGGTCGGCATCACGATCGGCGTCGAGTCGCCGGTCAAGGTCACGGTGAACCTCGGCCAGGACATCGGCGGGCCGAGCGCCGGTACCGCCTTCGCGCTGGCCATCTACGACAAGCTGACCGACGGCGACCTGCTGGCCGGTAAGCACATCGCCGGTACCGGCACCATCGACGCACTCGGCCAGGTCGGCGCGATCGGCGGCATCCAGCAGAAGATCGCGGGCGCCAAGAACGACGGCGCGACCGTCTTCCTGGTCCCGGAACCGAACTGCGAAGCCGCCCTGCACGCCGACGTGGACGGCATCCGCCTGGTGAAGATCACCACCCTGCACGAGGCGATCGGCGCATTGAAAGCACTGGCCAGTGGAACTGGAGACGTCCCGGCATGCACGAAGTAG
- a CDS encoding zinc-dependent metalloprotease, with protein sequence MSDEPDNPFKGTPFEAMFQQFSGAAGPGGADGMDLNAIFAQVQQLLSGSGDGKPVNWDLAKDIARKTVSAAGDRSVTPTDNERVADAVRLAEHWLDPATTLPEASATSAAWSRAEWVENTLPVWQTVVDPVAEHVAGAMGGALPAEAQQMAGPMGGMLRQLGGSIFGAQVGQALGELAGEVVSSSDIGLPLGPAGQAVLIPDNVAKFAEGLGLTDEDVRLYLALRECAHQRLFAGVPWLRQHLFAAVADYASGIEVDSGKIERAMSEIDPQNPEAIQEALQGGLFEPEDSEAQKAALVRLETALALVEGWVDDVVREATKDRMPSAVQLAETVRRRRAAGGPAEQTFATLVGLQLRPRRLRDAANLWAAVRDARGTDGRDELWSHPDLLPSASDLDDPIGFAQHAGELADIDITDFLGEDDGGAPEDKGSGSDDK encoded by the coding sequence ATGAGCGACGAACCGGACAACCCGTTCAAGGGAACTCCGTTCGAGGCCATGTTCCAGCAGTTCTCCGGCGCGGCCGGCCCGGGTGGCGCTGACGGCATGGACCTCAACGCGATCTTCGCGCAGGTCCAGCAGCTGCTCAGCGGTTCGGGCGACGGCAAGCCGGTGAACTGGGACCTGGCCAAGGACATCGCCCGCAAGACCGTCTCGGCTGCCGGGGACCGCTCCGTCACCCCGACGGACAACGAGCGGGTCGCGGACGCAGTACGGCTGGCAGAGCACTGGCTGGACCCTGCGACCACCCTGCCCGAGGCATCGGCCACGTCAGCGGCCTGGAGCCGGGCGGAGTGGGTCGAGAACACCCTGCCGGTCTGGCAGACCGTCGTCGACCCGGTCGCGGAGCACGTCGCCGGGGCGATGGGCGGCGCCCTGCCCGCGGAGGCGCAGCAGATGGCCGGACCGATGGGCGGCATGCTCCGCCAGCTCGGCGGCTCGATCTTCGGCGCCCAGGTCGGTCAGGCACTGGGTGAGCTCGCCGGTGAGGTGGTCAGCTCGTCCGACATCGGCCTGCCGCTAGGCCCAGCCGGCCAGGCTGTACTGATCCCGGACAACGTGGCGAAGTTCGCCGAGGGCCTGGGGCTCACCGACGAGGACGTCCGCCTGTACCTCGCCCTGCGCGAGTGCGCGCACCAGCGGCTGTTCGCCGGGGTGCCGTGGCTGCGCCAGCACCTGTTCGCCGCGGTGGCCGACTACGCGTCGGGGATCGAGGTCGACAGCGGCAAGATCGAGCGGGCGATGTCCGAGATCGACCCGCAGAACCCGGAGGCGATCCAGGAGGCTCTCCAGGGCGGCCTGTTCGAGCCCGAGGACTCCGAGGCGCAGAAGGCGGCGCTGGTCCGGCTCGAGACGGCACTCGCGCTGGTCGAGGGCTGGGTCGACGACGTCGTCCGCGAGGCGACCAAGGACCGGATGCCGTCGGCAGTACAGCTCGCAGAGACCGTACGCCGGCGTCGCGCGGCCGGTGGTCCGGCGGAGCAGACCTTCGCCACCCTGGTCGGGCTGCAGCTCCGGCCCCGGCGACTGCGCGATGCGGCGAACCTGTGGGCCGCAGTGCGGGATGCCCGTGGGACCGATGGACGCGACGAGCTGTGGTCGCACCCGGATCTGCTGCCGAGCGCGTCTGACCTGGACGACCCGATCGGGTTCGCTCAGCACGCGGGCGAGCTGGCCGACATCGACATCACCGACTTCCTGGGTGAGGACGACGGCGGGGCTCCCGAGGACAAGGGCTCTGGTTCAGACGACAAGTGA
- a CDS encoding DUF2064 domain-containing protein, giving the protein MTDRRVVVLVVPAAGTWAPPGRTADAWRLALAEDTYEVLASLDRVDVAVAVVGGDDAALAAVAALTWPGTPVYSVDPARPVLDAVDQAGTAAAVVAVSFDVPDLPGLLIGKLFRALGSADLAVTPAEDGSLAAIGIKLPVASWIADAAPAFDTPLAELESLKPRRHAIGIGPGWHRLRSNADLARLDPGLEGWDATRSLLRGA; this is encoded by the coding sequence GTGACTGACCGCCGAGTAGTCGTACTAGTCGTTCCGGCAGCCGGTACCTGGGCTCCGCCGGGGCGTACGGCCGACGCTTGGCGGTTGGCGCTGGCGGAGGACACATACGAAGTACTGGCTTCTCTTGATCGCGTGGACGTCGCAGTAGCCGTCGTGGGCGGAGATGACGCTGCACTGGCTGCGGTTGCTGCTCTTACCTGGCCTGGTACTCCCGTGTACTCGGTTGACCCCGCGCGGCCGGTGCTGGACGCAGTCGATCAGGCCGGCACCGCTGCGGCGGTTGTAGCCGTCAGTTTCGACGTACCGGATCTGCCTGGGCTCCTGATCGGCAAGCTGTTCCGCGCACTCGGTTCGGCCGACCTGGCCGTCACGCCTGCCGAGGACGGCTCCCTCGCCGCCATCGGCATCAAGCTCCCCGTGGCGTCCTGGATCGCGGATGCCGCTCCGGCCTTCGACACTCCGCTGGCGGAACTCGAGAGTCTCAAGCCCCGCCGTCACGCGATCGGAATCGGCCCTGGTTGGCACCGGCTGCGATCGAATGCTGACTTGGCGCGACTGGATCCGGGCCTCGAAGGCTGGGATGCGACCAGATCCCTACTTCGTGGTGCTTGA